In Cytophagia bacterium CHB2, one genomic interval encodes:
- a CDS encoding isoprenylcysteine carboxylmethyltransferase family protein — MDIRALLFKFRSYTPIPLLLAILLLANPTPVSLIFGFIVALLGESLRLWGVRHAGGATRTTGNVGAGAVLITHGPFAFVRNPLYLGNFLLSLGLCLMSNAWMPWMLVIFVALFAWQYSMIISLEEEHLQQRFGEVYTNYLKHVPRFLPRLTPFQKQNVQVMPLQRALKIESNTLLSFTAVSLAIFLIWKF; from the coding sequence ATGGATATTCGCGCGCTGTTGTTCAAATTTCGCAGCTACACTCCCATTCCTTTGTTGCTTGCCATTTTGCTCTTGGCGAACCCCACGCCGGTGAGTTTGATATTCGGCTTCATCGTGGCATTGCTGGGCGAGAGTTTGCGGCTGTGGGGCGTGCGGCACGCCGGCGGCGCGACGCGCACCACCGGCAACGTGGGCGCGGGCGCGGTGCTGATCACCCACGGCCCGTTCGCGTTCGTGCGCAACCCGCTTTATCTCGGCAACTTCCTGCTCAGCCTGGGCCTGTGTCTCATGTCCAACGCCTGGATGCCATGGATGCTGGTCATCTTTGTTGCGCTGTTTGCCTGGCAATACAGCATGATCATCTCACTCGAAGAAGAGCATTTGCAACAGCGTTTTGGCGAGGTTTACACGAACTATTTAAAACACGTTCCGCGTTTCCTGCCGCGCCTGACGCCGTTTCAAAAGCAAAACGTGCAAGTCATGCCGCTCCAGCGCGCGCTTAAAATCGAGAGTAACACCCTGCTAAGTTTCACGGCGGTGAGCTTGGCGATCTTCTTGATTTGGAAATTTTGA
- a CDS encoding ATP-binding cassette domain-containing protein, whose translation MGRAETTHQHQRAHADALSTRVSYTHRRRLSCGACRVAHDAEGLSRAGASRSLQFDEMGINDWSKRFAGMIIVKNLSLAYASAAGAPQILSDLSFEIAEGEFVAVMGPNGSGKTSLARCLNGILLPTSGEVIIDGLSTSDHTQLLEIRRRVGLVFQHPDDQMVAPTIEREIAFGLENLGIPRPEMQRRVEEMLALFELSHYRHHAPHQLSGGEKQRVALAAVLAMQPRHIVFDEPTSLLDYSSRVRFFETLASLRQKLQRLTIVHITQFSEEALFADRLLILHQGKIVMQGPPRELLQRVADFEKIGLQPPVEFRVFEEYCKTNNVRLPLEEFMLSPIL comes from the coding sequence ATGGGCCGAGCGGAAACAACTCACCAGCATCAGCGTGCGCACGCCGACGCGCTATCAACGCGCGTATCGTACACTCATCGACGCCGGCTTTCGTGTGGCGCATGCCGAGTTGCGCATGACGCTGAAGGGCTATCACGAGCAGGCGCATCCCGATCACTGCAATTTGATGAAATGGGAATAAATGACTGGTCCAAACGTTTTGCGGGCATGATCATCGTTAAAAATCTTTCTCTCGCCTATGCTTCTGCCGCGGGGGCACCTCAAATTTTATCCGATCTCTCGTTTGAAATTGCCGAGGGTGAGTTTGTCGCGGTGATGGGTCCCAACGGCTCGGGGAAAACCTCTTTGGCGCGCTGCTTAAACGGTATTTTGCTACCCACCAGCGGCGAGGTGATCATCGATGGCTTAAGCACGAGTGATCACACGCAGCTTCTCGAGATTCGCCGGCGGGTCGGACTCGTGTTTCAGCATCCGGACGATCAAATGGTCGCGCCGACGATAGAGCGGGAGATTGCCTTCGGGCTGGAAAATTTGGGTATTCCGCGGCCGGAGATGCAACGGCGTGTCGAGGAGATGCTGGCGCTGTTCGAGCTCTCGCACTATCGCCATCACGCGCCGCATCAGCTTTCCGGCGGGGAAAAACAGCGCGTTGCGCTTGCGGCGGTGCTGGCAATGCAGCCGCGGCATATCGTGTTTGATGAACCGACTTCGCTGCTCGACTATTCCAGCCGCGTGCGTTTTTTTGAAACCCTCGCGTCCTTGCGCCAAAAACTTCAGCGCTTGACGATTGTGCACATCACGCAATTCTCCGAAGAAGCCCTGTTTGCTGATCGCTTGCTGATTCTGCATCAGGGCAAAATTGTGATGCAAGGCCCGCCGCGGGAGCTGCTGCAGCGCGTCGCGGATTTCGAAAAAATCGGCTTGCAGCCGCCAGTGGAGTTTCGTGTGTTCGAAGAATATTGTAAAACAAATAACGTTCGTTTACCGCTTGAAGAGTTTATGTTATCGCCCATTCTGTAG
- a CDS encoding DUF4382 domain-containing protein, giving the protein MKKWMLCLAGVLSGAMAGCNNDATSPTAGEATLRMWLTDKTAAYDAVNITFTEISAHIDSQWIVLNDQTQTVNLLDWNNGKTLLLGQAAIEAGTYTQIRLKIAAAEVVWNGQSYPMDVPSGAQSGLKLLTKFEIAAGSTYDIVLDFDAERSVVTTGPPQNPKGFKLKPTIRAIAMAFTGSISGRVANPAALPVAVAVAGNDTITASAVDPVSGDFRLAFLPPMAYVVSIADTLGRAFSKPDAPVNAGQDYALGSITLQ; this is encoded by the coding sequence ATGAAAAAGTGGATGTTGTGCCTGGCAGGCGTGTTGAGCGGGGCAATGGCAGGTTGCAACAACGACGCAACTTCGCCCACGGCCGGTGAAGCAACTCTGCGCATGTGGTTAACCGACAAAACCGCGGCCTATGACGCGGTCAACATTACCTTTACCGAAATCAGCGCGCATATCGACAGCCAATGGATCGTGCTCAACGATCAGACGCAAACCGTGAATTTGCTCGATTGGAACAATGGCAAAACCTTGCTGCTCGGGCAAGCTGCCATTGAGGCGGGCACGTATACGCAAATTCGGTTGAAAATTGCGGCTGCAGAAGTGGTCTGGAACGGCCAAAGTTACCCGATGGATGTGCCGAGCGGCGCGCAATCCGGTTTGAAATTGCTTACGAAATTCGAGATTGCAGCCGGCTCAACTTACGATATTGTGCTCGATTTCGATGCGGAACGTTCGGTGGTGACGACCGGGCCGCCGCAGAATCCCAAGGGCTTCAAGCTCAAGCCCACCATTCGGGCGATCGCCATGGCGTTCACCGGCTCAATCTCGGGCCGGGTCGCGAATCCAGCAGCATTGCCGGTGGCGGTTGCAGTTGCGGGCAATGATACGATTACCGCCAGCGCCGTCGATCCTGTTAGCGGAGATTTTCGCCTCGCGTTCTTGCCTCCGATGGCTTATGTCGTGAGCATCGCCGATACGCTGGGCCGCGCATTCAGTAAACCGGACGCGCCCGTCAATGCCGGACAAGATTATGCTCTCGGCAGCATCACGCTGCAGTGA
- a CDS encoding lipid-A-disaccharide synthase — translation MPTSPTFLIIAGEASGDLHGARLVQALKAASPNSHIFGIGGDGMAAAGMELLFHIRDMAVVGFSEVIRHLPFLRKVMATVVAEVERRQPAVVILIDYPGFNLRLAKRLRERGIKILYYIAPQVWAWGAKRIPKMVKLVDEMAVVFPFEAPLFSNAGLRTHFVGHPLLEGLSPKLTQQEFFLRNGFVKHKPLLGLLPGSRKHEITRLLPDMIATAQLLRDRYPDLQIGIGQAPTLPESLYRQFIPNPEIKLIPNGTYELMRESTACIVCSGTATLETACFGTPLAIVYRVSRLSYEIGKRVVKLPYIGLVNVVAGRKIAPEFVQDEFKPQAVAETLAPYLQHSQKREQFCGELAHVRSRLGTPGASNRTAAIALRLAGVQQNVFLAEAV, via the coding sequence ATGCCGACCTCTCCCACCTTTTTAATCATCGCCGGCGAGGCCAGCGGCGATCTGCACGGCGCCCGCCTGGTGCAGGCGCTTAAAGCTGCATCGCCGAATTCACACATTTTTGGCATCGGCGGCGACGGCATGGCCGCAGCCGGCATGGAATTACTCTTTCACATTCGCGATATGGCCGTGGTCGGCTTCTCGGAAGTGATTCGCCATTTGCCTTTTCTGCGCAAAGTCATGGCGACTGTTGTTGCGGAAGTCGAACGCCGCCAACCTGCGGTTGTCATCCTCATCGATTATCCCGGATTCAATCTGCGCCTTGCCAAACGCTTGCGCGAGCGCGGGATAAAAATTCTTTACTATATTGCGCCGCAAGTGTGGGCATGGGGCGCGAAACGCATTCCCAAAATGGTGAAACTGGTTGATGAGATGGCAGTCGTGTTTCCTTTCGAAGCGCCACTTTTTTCCAATGCCGGCTTGCGCACGCATTTCGTCGGTCACCCGCTGCTGGAAGGTTTGTCTCCCAAGCTAACGCAACAAGAATTTTTTTTAAGAAACGGCTTTGTCAAACATAAACCGCTGCTCGGACTTTTGCCCGGCAGCCGGAAGCATGAAATCACGCGTTTGCTGCCCGATATGATCGCAACCGCGCAATTGCTGCGTGACCGCTATCCTGATTTGCAAATCGGTATTGGCCAGGCGCCAACCTTGCCGGAAAGCCTGTATCGCCAATTCATTCCAAACCCGGAGATCAAGCTGATTCCAAACGGAACGTACGAACTCATGCGGGAGAGCACGGCTTGTATCGTGTGCTCCGGCACGGCCACGCTCGAAACCGCTTGCTTCGGCACGCCGCTCGCAATTGTTTATCGCGTCTCGCGGCTCTCCTATGAAATCGGCAAACGCGTGGTGAAGTTGCCTTACATCGGTTTGGTGAATGTCGTGGCTGGCCGCAAAATTGCGCCGGAATTCGTGCAAGATGAGTTCAAGCCGCAAGCAGTAGCAGAGACGCTCGCGCCTTATTTGCAGCACAGTCAAAAGCGCGAACAATTTTGCGGTGAATTGGCGCATGTGCGCAGCCGTTTGGGCACGCCCGGCGCAAGCAATCGAACCGCGGCGATCGCATTGCGGCTGGCAGGAGTTCAGCAAAATGTTTTTCTTGCAGAAGCCGTTTGA